A region from the uncultured Bacteroides sp. genome encodes:
- a CDS encoding ROK family protein produces the protein METYLGIDLGGTKLLIGEIDSYGNILRYKKYNSGYFNQQAALEIIKSSLDDYISTVGWCDQKPIGMGVGLIGRVDPNKGIWLQIDPSRTQPIALAKELSEIYGIPCRIDNDVKSATRAERVWGFGLISKNFIYMNVGTGIAVGCVVNGRQIRGSHFNAGEVGHVKVGVNVGIKCTCGRTDCVEAIASGIGFDRCARLLSNQYETNLHIPEDKGERVLISEIFSLSRKGDPLCVKLVGNASDALANLIMNLVRVTDPDTVVLGGGIVSDGYIHTLILEQLNATTMRFVTNGVVLTKLNPDFIGLLGAGAVAMNM, from the coding sequence ATGGAGACTTATTTAGGTATTGACTTAGGTGGTACGAAGTTATTAATAGGTGAGATTGACAGTTATGGCAACATTCTAAGATATAAGAAGTACAACTCTGGATATTTTAATCAACAAGCAGCTTTGGAAATTATAAAATCATCTCTTGATGATTATATATCTACTGTTGGTTGGTGCGATCAAAAGCCAATAGGTATGGGAGTCGGTTTGATTGGACGGGTTGACCCCAATAAAGGAATTTGGCTACAAATTGATCCTAGTCGAACTCAACCGATTGCTTTAGCAAAAGAGTTATCCGAGATTTATGGCATTCCGTGCAGAATAGACAATGATGTAAAAAGTGCAACAAGAGCAGAACGTGTTTGGGGATTTGGATTAATCTCTAAAAATTTTATATACATGAATGTCGGAACCGGCATTGCTGTGGGGTGTGTTGTTAATGGCAGGCAAATACGTGGAAGTCATTTTAATGCCGGAGAAGTGGGCCATGTTAAAGTCGGAGTAAATGTTGGGATAAAATGCACCTGCGGAAGGACTGACTGTGTAGAAGCGATTGCCTCTGGTATTGGTTTTGACCGTTGTGCGAGACTTCTTAGCAATCAATATGAAACAAATTTGCATATCCCTGAAGATAAAGGAGAAAGAGTTTTAATCAGTGAAATTTTTTCTCTAAGTAGAAAAGGAGATCCTCTGTGTGTGAAACTGGTTGGAAATGCATCGGATGCGTTAGCCAATCTCATCATGAATTTGGTTAGAGTCACCGACCCGGATACAGTGGTATTAGGAGGTGGAATTGTCTCTGACGGATACATTCATACGCTGATTCTTGAACAGTTGAATGCCACTACGATGCGTTTTGTTACTAATGGAGTCGTTCTAACTAAGTTGAATCCTGACTTCATAGGTTTGTTAGGTGCCGGAGCCGTAGCTATGAATATGTAA
- a CDS encoding glycosyl hydrolase family 18 protein, translated as MKKVELIIMTVLTALLSFSTSSKAGEKEIKSPNAKIVVAYVTSWSDIMPDPKYMTHINYAFGHVNETFDGISIDNENRLKQIVALKAQKKTLKVLLSVGGWGSGRFSEMSANKKFRKSFAKDCKEVVKKYDLDGIDIDWEYPTSSEAKISSSPNDTENFSLMIKEIRKAIGRKKTLTIATVASAEYIDFKAILSYIDFVNVMSYDMASAPKLHSALFRSENSGNITGDEAIIAHLKAGVPPSKLVMGMPFYGRGGNEYPNFKDYKEDRNNFEEKWDSIAKVPYLINKKGIIVFGFEDSRSLAIKCQYILSNNLLGGMYWDYAGDNANGDLRRTVYENLIERKPYEVPRQVLVLTERGGQHGGFTDAGMRWLAKEGDKMNFVVTEINNAKPITKKFISRFQLIIQLDFPPYTWPEEAQKAFIQYIEEGKGGWIGFHHATLLGEFDGYPMWQWFSDFMGGIRFQNYIAARADGTVIVEDAEHPVMKGLPASFVIPGDEWYTYDKSPRPNVHVLSRVDESSYSPASDIKMGDHPVIWTNEEMKARNVYFQMGHSKVLYDTEAFTEMFENAIRWTLSK; from the coding sequence ATGAAAAAAGTAGAATTAATTATTATGACTGTTTTGACTGCGTTATTGTCATTCAGTACATCTTCCAAAGCCGGAGAAAAAGAGATTAAATCTCCGAATGCAAAAATAGTAGTGGCTTATGTGACTTCTTGGAGTGACATTATGCCTGATCCTAAGTATATGACCCATATTAACTATGCTTTTGGGCATGTCAATGAAACTTTTGACGGAATAAGCATTGATAATGAAAACCGTTTAAAACAGATTGTAGCTTTGAAAGCTCAGAAAAAGACCTTAAAGGTGCTCTTGTCTGTTGGTGGTTGGGGAAGCGGACGGTTTAGTGAAATGTCTGCTAATAAAAAATTCCGTAAATCTTTTGCGAAAGATTGTAAGGAAGTAGTTAAGAAATACGATTTGGATGGCATTGATATAGATTGGGAATATCCTACCAGCTCAGAAGCTAAAATTTCATCTTCGCCAAATGATACTGAGAACTTTTCTTTAATGATAAAAGAGATACGGAAGGCTATAGGTCGAAAAAAAACATTAACTATCGCTACTGTGGCATCGGCCGAATATATTGATTTTAAGGCAATATTATCCTATATTGATTTTGTCAATGTTATGTCTTATGATATGGCATCGGCACCAAAGCTTCATTCTGCTTTGTTTCGCTCAGAAAACAGCGGCAATATTACCGGAGATGAGGCGATCATTGCTCATCTTAAAGCGGGAGTTCCACCCTCAAAGTTAGTAATGGGAATGCCTTTTTATGGACGAGGAGGAAATGAGTATCCTAATTTTAAGGATTATAAGGAAGATAGAAACAATTTTGAAGAAAAATGGGATAGTATTGCTAAAGTACCTTATCTCATTAATAAAAAAGGTATTATTGTTTTTGGATTTGAAGACTCTCGCTCGCTAGCTATTAAATGCCAATATATTTTAAGTAATAATTTGCTTGGTGGAATGTACTGGGATTATGCCGGAGATAATGCGAATGGGGATTTGAGGCGTACTGTATACGAAAATCTGATTGAACGAAAACCTTATGAAGTACCCCGTCAAGTTCTGGTTCTGACTGAAAGAGGAGGGCAACATGGAGGATTTACAGATGCAGGAATGCGCTGGTTAGCGAAAGAGGGCGATAAAATGAATTTTGTTGTTACTGAAATAAATAACGCCAAGCCTATAACGAAAAAATTCATATCACGGTTTCAACTTATCATACAACTTGATTTTCCTCCGTATACCTGGCCGGAAGAAGCCCAGAAAGCATTTATTCAATACATTGAAGAAGGCAAAGGGGGATGGATCGGATTTCATCATGCTACTTTGTTAGGAGAGTTTGACGGGTATCCTATGTGGCAATGGTTTTCAGACTTCATGGGAGGAATACGCTTTCAAAACTATATAGCAGCACGTGCAGACGGAACAGTCATTGTTGAAGATGCGGAGCATCCTGTGATGAAGGGATTGCCGGCATCCTTTGTAATACCCGGCGATGAGTGGTACACTTACGATAAATCTCCTCGCCCGAATGTTCATGTATTGTCTCGAGTAGACGAATCCAGCTATAGCCCGGCATCCGATATTAAAATGGGTGACCACCCTGTGATTTGGACAAATGAAGAAATGAAAGCCCGGAATGTATATTTTCAGATGGGACATAGTAAAGTACTCTATGACACGGAGGCATTTACTGAAATGTTTGAGAATGCCATCCGATGGACTTTGAGTAAATAA
- a CDS encoding DUF5009 domain-containing protein — translation MTTFSFLKRNAAIDLLRALTMFTMIFVNDFWKIHDVPHWLEHATYGEDFMGLADIVFPCFIFVMGMSIPFAIEHRYTQKASDSSTLLHILSRSFALLIMGVFITNSEARLSNDVFYSIGVYWLLMVAAFILIWNNYLPKSNKKLLLILKGLGWAILIFLAITFRSPDEHVFAAHWGILGSIGWTYLVCSLIYLFSRTRLKMLIYIWIGFLLLCMLISPMNESFGEIAMLNFPQPNFFHSFLEEVLHIGNGALPAFGMGGIVLSLLTIKYEEVPMRKKIVWILGLLITLIIAGTIARHFWILSKISATPTWIFYVSAIAIGVYTLLSTLVKAGKAHWLNIIGPAGTATLTVYLMPYVFYAFADITKIILPDIITHGFMGILNCLCFSLVVIGVTYLLGLCKIKLKI, via the coding sequence ATGACTACTTTTTCTTTCTTAAAACGCAATGCTGCCATTGATTTGTTAAGAGCATTGACTATGTTTACAATGATATTTGTAAATGATTTTTGGAAAATACACGATGTACCTCATTGGCTGGAACACGCAACCTATGGAGAAGACTTTATGGGATTAGCCGATATTGTATTTCCTTGCTTCATCTTTGTAATGGGAATGTCTATTCCATTCGCAATAGAACATCGTTACACCCAAAAAGCATCTGACTCTTCTACACTCCTTCATATTCTCTCTCGTTCTTTCGCCCTGTTAATTATGGGTGTTTTTATTACGAATTCAGAGGCCAGACTTTCAAATGATGTGTTTTATTCCATTGGGGTATATTGGTTGCTAATGGTAGCTGCTTTCATCTTGATATGGAATAATTACCTTCCAAAAAGCAACAAAAAATTGCTTTTGATATTAAAAGGATTAGGATGGGCTATTCTTATTTTTTTGGCTATCACATTCCGGAGTCCGGATGAACATGTCTTTGCAGCCCATTGGGGAATATTAGGTTCTATCGGTTGGACCTATCTGGTATGTTCGCTTATTTATTTATTCTCTCGAACCCGGTTAAAAATGCTGATCTATATCTGGATTGGATTCTTGCTGCTATGCATGTTAATCTCTCCCATGAATGAGTCTTTTGGAGAAATAGCTATGCTAAACTTTCCACAGCCGAACTTTTTTCATTCTTTTTTAGAAGAAGTCTTGCATATTGGCAACGGCGCATTGCCAGCCTTCGGTATGGGCGGTATTGTACTTTCATTATTAACCATAAAATATGAAGAAGTGCCAATGCGGAAAAAAATAGTATGGATATTAGGCCTTTTAATCACACTAATAATAGCAGGCACTATTGCACGTCATTTTTGGATTCTTTCAAAAATCAGCGCAACGCCGACATGGATATTTTATGTTAGTGCCATTGCAATAGGCGTTTATACATTATTATCAACATTAGTTAAGGCCGGAAAAGCACACTGGTTAAATATTATTGGTCCCGCTGGCACGGCAACCCTGACAGTCTATTTGATGCCTTACGTGTTTTATGCTTTTGCCGACATAACAAAAATTATACTGCCGGATATTATAACGCATGGTTTTATGGGAATATTAAACTGTTTATGCTTTTCATTAGTAGTAATTGGAGTCACTTATCTTTTGGGATTATGTAAGATAAAATTAAAAATATAA
- a CDS encoding RagB/SusD family nutrient uptake outer membrane protein: MKKIYKYIGAALISASFFTACTGAFDKMNTDPMGVSDEELKQDNNYVGMNYIPLQKSIYYNESNGNWEYQLIQNLNADIWSGYMASGTNFNGGINNQTYALNAGWDDYCWNYAYNSVMSPSYQAKKKCAADMETYSHFDAINSILRVLAMSRISDQYGPIIYSQYGSSKTGGTYDSGQDAYKEFFVELKDAATKLAAVQGKTVASFASFDLAYNGDLAKWGRLCNTLRLRLAMRIVKYDAALAKQEAEAAVADGLGLIEDNADNFTISGKGYTNPLYVMTAVGQYHDILLNANVTSILGGYADPRLVKYAQKNSDGNIVGLRTGIPDLDKHPEYKGDNVTPGKISALYLDNGTTPVVLATAAETYFLLAEGALRGWNVGGTSENFYEKGIETSFDQWGATLGDYLNNGKKPADFVDVLDPQYNIKAVSKVSPKWSDATTDEERLEKIITQKWIAIYPEGMNAWAEYRRTGYPKLFPIMKNDSQGVIPTSLGVRRLPFTTDEKNNNPAGYADAVQKLGGPDNGATRVFWDIDKSNL; this comes from the coding sequence ATGAAGAAAATATATAAATACATAGGGGCTGCCCTCATCAGTGCATCCTTTTTTACTGCTTGTACTGGGGCATTCGATAAGATGAATACTGACCCGATGGGTGTAAGTGATGAAGAACTAAAGCAAGACAATAATTATGTTGGCATGAACTATATTCCTTTGCAAAAGTCCATTTATTACAATGAAAGTAATGGAAATTGGGAATATCAGTTAATCCAGAATCTGAATGCTGACATCTGGTCTGGATATATGGCTAGTGGTACTAACTTTAATGGTGGAATAAATAATCAGACTTATGCTCTTAATGCGGGCTGGGATGACTATTGTTGGAATTATGCTTATAATTCGGTGATGTCTCCGTCTTATCAGGCTAAAAAGAAGTGTGCTGCCGATATGGAAACATACTCACACTTTGATGCAATCAATTCTATCTTGCGCGTCCTCGCAATGTCTCGCATCTCTGATCAGTACGGTCCTATCATTTATTCTCAATATGGTAGTTCCAAAACAGGCGGAACGTATGACTCAGGGCAAGATGCCTACAAAGAGTTCTTCGTTGAATTAAAAGATGCTGCAACTAAATTGGCTGCCGTACAAGGTAAGACTGTTGCTTCTTTTGCATCATTCGATCTGGCATACAACGGAGACTTAGCCAAATGGGGCCGATTGTGTAATACACTGCGTCTACGCCTGGCAATGCGTATTGTAAAATATGATGCTGCCCTTGCAAAGCAAGAAGCTGAAGCAGCTGTAGCCGACGGGTTAGGATTAATTGAAGATAACGCAGATAATTTCACCATCAGCGGAAAAGGGTATACCAATCCTCTTTATGTGATGACAGCAGTAGGTCAATACCACGATATACTGCTTAATGCAAACGTTACTTCAATATTGGGAGGATATGCTGATCCCCGTCTGGTAAAATATGCCCAGAAAAATAGTGATGGTAATATCGTTGGTCTACGTACTGGTATTCCTGACTTGGATAAACATCCTGAATATAAAGGAGACAATGTGACTCCGGGAAAAATATCTGCTTTATATCTTGATAATGGCACAACTCCTGTTGTATTAGCTACAGCGGCCGAGACTTATTTTCTATTAGCAGAAGGAGCTTTGCGTGGTTGGAATGTTGGTGGAACATCCGAAAATTTCTACGAAAAAGGAATAGAAACATCTTTCGATCAATGGGGAGCCACTTTGGGTGATTATTTGAATAATGGTAAAAAACCGGCAGATTTTGTTGATGTTCTGGATCCACAATATAATATCAAGGCCGTTTCAAAAGTTAGTCCCAAATGGAGTGATGCTACTACCGACGAAGAACGTTTGGAGAAAATTATCACTCAGAAATGGATTGCTATTTATCCTGAAGGAATGAATGCTTGGGCGGAATATCGTCGCACAGGTTATCCGAAATTGTTTCCAATCATGAAGAATGATAGCCAGGGCGTTATACCCACAAGTCTGGGTGTTCGCCGTTTACCTTTCACTACTGATGAGAAGAACAATAATCCTGCAGGATATGCTGATGCTGTTCAAAAATTAGGTGGCCCTGATAATGGTGCAACTCGTGTTTTCTGGGATATAGACAAGAGTAATTTATAA
- a CDS encoding SusC/RagA family TonB-linked outer membrane protein, which produces MKKKCILIMVCLWAAIGWATAQNSNVSGIVVAAEDGEPVIGATVLVKGTTIGTVTDVDGKFTLTKVPANATTLHVSYVGMTSQEVPITSGAIKITLKNDTKILDEVVVTALGITRKEKSLTYSTQIVNGDELVRAKDPNMMNALAGKTAGVQINKSSSGLGGSVKVIIRGNRSVNGSNQPLYVIDGVPFGSSTSETAATTIGGNNDAGNLDKGDGISNLNPDDIESMNILKGPAAAALYGSSAANGVVIITTKRGKVGRTNITFNSSTTIDNAAYGIPDLQNSYTGKTSSWGSKINGSPNYTDDFFKTGITSINSLSLSAGSEMMQTYFSYANTYGQGVVDNNRLVKHNFNFRETANFFDKKLTVDANINAMYQKADNRTVSGGYYMNPLVGLYHFPRGGVEGGESFDYYKKNYEIKDPSRNLLTQNWYEGGMGDMEENPYWLINKTPNEDERYRTIMNLSMKYQFNPHMSLQARGSADFKSDKSDQKMYVGTSSVLCGANGRYMADEATNLNTYGDVLFTYQQQFKDFSVNASLGASINDYYGKGSNFDSYPGTLSIPNVFTMTNVQLNSGNIGNWNSHSQSQSVFFAGQLGLRDQIYLDVTGRNDWTSSLAFTDYKNKGFFYPSIGLTWIMNETLKLPEWVNLGKIRAAWSQVGSGISAYTSNPLNWVNKDGSVGFNTAEPYSELKPEKTSSIEFGTEWRFFENRLDFDFTYYKTNTKDQLFNLPAPSGSEFNTYYVNAGNIENKGVEIMLSATPVMSKDFSWKTGVNYSFNRNKAIKLADGLGYFQFNGGESNNIASRLEVGGSFGDLYGATFVRDDKGAIEYDESGLPIVDKSDFQKIGNTNPKFNLGWQNTITYKDFSLYFLIDGRFGGDVISLTQADLDSYGVSKNSGTARNQGGVSFEGKQIEDVQGFYNLVGGRAGCTEYYVYSATNIRLRELSLSYSLPKTLLAKSGFIKDVQLSLVGRNLFFFKNNAPYDPDGMLSTSNRLQGVDVFGMPTNRSFGVNLKVNF; this is translated from the coding sequence ATGAAAAAAAAATGTATCTTAATCATGGTCTGCCTATGGGCGGCTATTGGCTGGGCAACAGCCCAAAATTCAAATGTAAGTGGCATTGTAGTAGCTGCAGAAGATGGTGAACCCGTCATTGGAGCCACCGTTTTAGTAAAGGGAACGACAATAGGGACAGTAACTGATGTTGATGGGAAATTTACACTAACAAAAGTACCGGCCAATGCCACAACATTGCATGTTTCTTATGTCGGAATGACTTCGCAAGAAGTACCTATCACATCGGGAGCAATTAAAATTACCCTAAAAAATGATACCAAAATTCTTGATGAAGTTGTGGTCACTGCATTGGGTATTACCAGAAAAGAGAAATCTCTGACTTATTCTACCCAAATTGTAAATGGCGACGAATTAGTAAGAGCAAAAGATCCTAATATGATGAATGCCCTGGCGGGTAAAACAGCAGGTGTGCAAATTAATAAAAGTTCATCAGGGTTAGGTGGCTCCGTAAAAGTGATTATCCGTGGTAACCGTTCCGTAAATGGCAGTAATCAGCCATTATACGTAATCGACGGAGTTCCATTCGGCTCATCAACCAGCGAAACAGCCGCTACCACAATCGGAGGTAATAATGATGCGGGAAACTTAGATAAGGGCGACGGAATTTCTAATCTGAATCCGGACGATATTGAGAGTATGAATATATTGAAAGGCCCTGCAGCAGCAGCTCTTTACGGTAGTTCGGCAGCCAATGGCGTTGTTATAATAACTACTAAAAGAGGAAAAGTAGGGCGCACAAATATTACATTTAACTCGAGCACAACCATTGATAATGCAGCCTATGGAATTCCCGATTTACAGAATAGCTATACAGGTAAAACAAGTAGCTGGGGCAGTAAAATCAACGGTAGTCCAAACTATACCGATGATTTTTTCAAAACAGGAATAACAAGCATCAATTCTCTTTCGCTGAGTGCAGGTTCAGAAATGATGCAAACTTATTTTTCTTATGCCAATACTTATGGTCAGGGTGTGGTGGACAACAATCGCTTGGTGAAACATAATTTTAATTTCCGTGAAACTGCAAACTTTTTCGATAAAAAACTAACTGTAGATGCCAATATTAATGCAATGTATCAGAAGGCTGACAATCGGACAGTATCAGGAGGTTATTATATGAACCCTTTGGTAGGACTTTATCATTTTCCCAGAGGAGGGGTTGAAGGAGGAGAATCTTTTGACTATTATAAAAAGAACTATGAGATAAAAGATCCGTCCAGAAACTTGCTAACACAAAATTGGTACGAAGGCGGAATGGGCGACATGGAAGAAAATCCATATTGGCTGATCAACAAAACGCCGAATGAGGACGAACGCTACCGCACCATTATGAATTTAAGCATGAAATATCAGTTCAATCCTCACATGTCTTTACAGGCTCGTGGTAGTGCGGATTTCAAATCTGATAAATCGGACCAAAAGATGTATGTTGGAACCAGTTCTGTTTTATGCGGAGCTAACGGGCGATATATGGCTGACGAAGCTACGAATTTGAATACTTATGGGGATGTTTTATTCACCTATCAACAGCAATTTAAAGACTTTTCAGTAAATGCCTCTTTGGGTGCAAGTATAAATGATTACTATGGAAAAGGATCAAATTTTGACTCTTATCCCGGAACTTTATCAATTCCAAATGTTTTCACCATGACAAATGTTCAACTGAATTCAGGAAACATAGGGAATTGGAATAGTCATAGCCAAAGCCAATCTGTATTTTTTGCCGGACAATTAGGTCTCCGCGACCAAATTTATTTAGATGTAACGGGACGTAACGATTGGACTTCCTCACTGGCATTTACCGATTATAAAAATAAAGGCTTCTTTTATCCATCCATCGGATTAACCTGGATAATGAACGAAACCTTAAAATTGCCCGAATGGGTCAATTTAGGAAAGATACGCGCTGCCTGGTCACAAGTGGGTAGTGGTATTTCGGCATATACGAGTAATCCGCTAAATTGGGTGAATAAAGACGGAAGTGTGGGATTCAACACAGCTGAGCCATATTCTGAATTGAAACCTGAGAAAACAAGTTCTATTGAATTCGGAACAGAATGGCGCTTCTTTGAAAACAGATTGGACTTTGACTTTACCTATTATAAAACCAATACAAAAGATCAGCTGTTCAATCTTCCGGCTCCGTCAGGATCAGAGTTTAATACTTATTATGTAAACGCCGGTAATATTGAGAATAAAGGGGTTGAAATTATGCTAAGTGCTACGCCGGTAATGAGCAAAGACTTCAGCTGGAAAACCGGAGTGAATTATTCATTCAATCGCAATAAAGCAATTAAACTGGCAGATGGACTGGGATACTTCCAATTCAATGGTGGTGAAAGTAACAATATTGCCAGTCGCCTGGAAGTTGGAGGATCTTTCGGAGATCTTTATGGAGCAACTTTTGTACGTGACGATAAGGGGGCTATCGAGTATGATGAATCCGGATTACCCATTGTAGATAAATCAGACTTTCAGAAGATAGGCAATACTAATCCTAAATTCAATTTGGGATGGCAAAACACTATAACTTACAAAGACTTTTCTCTTTATTTTTTAATTGATGGTCGTTTTGGTGGTGATGTTATTTCGCTAACTCAAGCAGACTTGGATAGCTATGGTGTAAGCAAAAATAGCGGAACAGCACGTAATCAAGGGGGCGTATCTTTCGAAGGGAAACAGATTGAAGATGTGCAAGGCTTTTACAATTTAGTAGGAGGACGTGCCGGTTGTACCGAATATTATGTATATAGTGCTACCAATATCAGACTACGTGAACTTTCATTAAGTTATAGTCTTCCTAAAACTCTACTTGCAAAATCAGGTTTCATAAAAGATGTACAATTGTCGTTGGTCGGAAGAAATTTATTCTTTTTCAAAAATAATGCTCCTTACGATCCCGACGGTATGCTTTCTACAAGTAATCGTTTGCAAGGTGTCGATGTATTCGGTATGCCGACAAACCGATCATTTGGGGTAAACTTGAAAGTTAATTTTTAA
- a CDS encoding ThuA domain-containing protein, giving the protein MKVFRIYLILLFTCCSFWLNAQTSGGYSANYAKGPRFKALIYYTQQAEEAHVQFSMQALNFFKKLNYGDGFVLDITTDLSKYPYEKLKEYSVVIMLDGYPMSTPERDAFMKYMENGGGWMGFHASGYNDKNTNWPWFVKFLGGGVFYCNNWPPQPVLVEVDNTKHPVTRNLPTSFVAPASEWYQWSPDPRKNKDVEVLLSISPKNYPLGIKDVVNFGDFPIVWTNTKYRMVYLNMGHGDEEFIDGTQNLLFVNAFRWVVSTDKNGDPFKK; this is encoded by the coding sequence ATGAAAGTCTTTAGAATCTATTTGATTTTACTATTTACCTGTTGCTCCTTTTGGCTAAATGCTCAAACATCCGGAGGATATTCGGCCAATTATGCAAAAGGGCCTCGTTTTAAAGCACTAATATACTATACGCAACAGGCCGAAGAGGCTCATGTGCAATTTTCTATGCAAGCCCTGAATTTTTTCAAAAAATTAAATTACGGCGATGGCTTCGTCTTGGATATAACCACTGATCTTTCAAAATACCCTTATGAAAAATTGAAAGAATATAGTGTGGTGATAATGCTTGATGGCTATCCGATGAGCACTCCGGAGCGTGATGCATTTATGAAATATATGGAAAATGGGGGCGGTTGGATGGGATTCCATGCCTCTGGTTATAATGATAAAAACACAAATTGGCCTTGGTTCGTAAAATTCCTTGGTGGCGGAGTCTTTTATTGCAATAATTGGCCCCCCCAACCTGTTCTGGTTGAAGTTGACAATACAAAACATCCCGTCACCAGGAATTTACCAACCTCATTTGTAGCACCTGCCAGTGAATGGTATCAATGGAGTCCCGATCCAAGGAAGAATAAGGACGTAGAAGTACTGCTATCCATTTCCCCCAAAAATTATCCCTTAGGAATTAAAGATGTTGTTAATTTCGGAGATTTCCCTATCGTGTGGACCAACACAAAATATAGAATGGTCTATCTTAATATGGGGCATGGAGATGAAGAATTTATTGATGGTACGCAAAATCTTCTATTTGTGAATGCTTTTAGATGGGTAGTAAGTACAGACAAAAACGGCGATCCATTTAAGAAGTAA